TACTCCTTCGATGCGATAGTACGAATAATGCTGAGGTTACCTCAACATGAGGGAACAACAGAACCCCCTGGTACCGTATTCCCGTGCCCGAGACACCGCGAGCCGACGTCGACGAGAGCCTGTCCGAGGCCTTCTGGGCGGTCGCCCGCCAGCTCCGGCACCTCACCCGCGAGTCGCTGGAGCCCTGGGAGATCACCCCTGGTCAGTCCCGCGCGCTCGGCGTGCTGATGCGGCACGGCGCGATGCGGCTCTCGGGACTCTCCGAGCACCTCCGGATCGCTCCGCGGTCGACCACCGAGGTCGTGGACGGCCTGGAGCAACGCGGCCTGGTCGAGCGTCAGCCCGACCCGAGCGACCGGCGCGCGACGCTCGTCGCAGTCACCGACCAGGGCCGGGAGGTCGGCCGCGCGATCAAGCACGCCCGCCGCGCCGAGAGCGAGAAGCTGTTCGGAGCGCTCTCCGCCGACGACCGGACGGAGCTGGCCCGCATCCTCGGACTACTCCGCAAATGACCACGCTGCTGCGTCGCGTCCGAATCGTGGCGGTGACCCGCCCGGCGTCGTCCGCCGAGCCCGTCGACGTCCGGATCGAGAACGGGCAGGTGACCGCGGCCGGGGACCTGTCGCCGGAGCCCGGGGAGCGGGTGCTCGCCGCCGACGGCCGCTGGTTGATCCCCGGCCTGTGGGACCAGCACGTGCACCTCCGGCAGTGGGCGCAGGCGCGGCTGCGCCTGGATCTGAGCGGCACCACTAGCCCTGGTGAGGTGATCGCCCGGGTACGCGACCGCCTCACCGACCGGCCCGCCGTCGTGGTCGGCGCCGGTTTTCGGCCCGCGACCTGGTCGGCCCAGCCGACAACCGCCGAGTTGGACGCCGTGACCGGCGCCGTTCCGACGATCCTGATCAGCGGTGACGTGCACGCCGGCTGGCTCAACTCGGCCGCACAGCGGTGGCTCGGAGTGCCCGCGCGCCCAGGAGTGCTCGACGAGAACGCGTGGTTCACGCTGCTGCCGCGGCTGGAAGAGCTGCTCGCCACCGACGTCGACCAGGCGTACCGGCTCGCGCTGGCCGACGCCGCGAGCCGGGGCGTCGTCGGCATCGTGGACCTGGAGTTCGAGGACGGTTACCGGGCCTGGCCGGAGCGGTTCGCGGCGGGCATCGACGCGGTGCGCGTCCGGACCGGGGTCTACGCCGACGGGCTCGAGGACGTGATCGCCGCCGGCCTGCGGACCGGCACCCCGCTGGACGCGTCGGGGCTGCTCACCATGGGTCCACTGAAGATCATCTCGGACGGGTCGCTGAACTCGCGGACCGCCCGGTGCTGCGAGCCGTATGCCGACGGCCGGTACGGCACCCAGAACTATCCGCTGGACGAGCTGATCCGACTGCTCGGGCGGGCGCACGAAGCCGGACTGCACACCGCACTCCACGCGATCGGCGACGCAGCACTGACCACCGCCGTGGACGCGTTCGAGGCGACCGGCGCGCGCGGCGGCATCGAGCACGTCCAGCTCGCCCGGCTCGAGGAGTTCGACCGGATGGCGCGGCTCGGCCTTCGCGCCAGCGTCCAGCCCGCTCACCTGCTCGACGACCGGGCGGTGACCGCGCAGGTCTAGCCGGATCGGGCCGACCGCTGTTTCGCGTTCCGGTCGATGCTGGACGCGGGAGTTCGGCTGGCGCTGGGCTCGGACGCGCCGGTCGCGCCGCTGGACCCGTGGCTGGCGATGGCCGCGGCGGTGCACCGCTCGGCCGACGGGTCGCCACCGTGGAATTCCCGCGAGGCGATCACCGCGGCCGAAGCGCTCGCGACGAGCGTCGACGAGCAGCCGACCGTCGGCGTCGGCAGCCGGGGTGATCTCGTCCTGCTCGACGCGAACCCGCTTCCGCCGGCCGAGGTGGCGGGCGTTTCCGCGGCGATCGCCGAGCACCTGCGGACGATGTGCGTGGCCGCGACGTTCGTCGCCGGCCGTCCGACGCACCTCGCACTCTGAGCACCGGCTGCTGTTGTTTCGCGCATTCCGGCGATCACCCTCCATCGCGGCGCGGGATCTGCTGAGCTGAGGGGTAGCGGCGCGTAGCGGAGCCCATCCCAGGAGTGTCGACGATGACCACCGAGGCGGAGCGCACCAGAGAACAACAGCAGCCGATTCCGGAACCGATCGTGGTCCGGCCCTGGCCGGTGCGGACGTCGTTCAAAGGCAGCGCGCTGGGCCGGCTCATCCGGACCACCGACGCCAAGCAGATCGGCATCCTGTACCTGGTCACGTCGTTCTTCTACTTCGCGGCCGCGGGCATCATGGCGCTGATGATGCGTGCCGAGCTGGCCCGGCCCGGACTGCAGTTCCTCTCCCCCGAGCAGTACAACCAGCTGTTCACGATGCACGGCTCGATCATGCTGCTGCTGTTCGGGACGCCGCTGGGCTTCGCGTTCGCGAACTTCCTGGTGCCGCTGCAGATCGGCGCGCCGGACGTCTCGTTCCCCCGGCTCAACGCGTTCGCGTACTGGGCGTTCGCGTTCGGCGGCCTGCTCGTGCTCGCCGGCTTCCTGACGCCCGGCGGCGCGGCGGACTTCGGCTGGTTCGCCTACGCGCCGCTGAACAACGAGATCAACTCGCCCGGGGCCGGTACGGACCTGTGGATCGTCGGCTTCGTCATCTCCGGTCTCGGCACGATCCTCGGCGCGGTCAACATCATCACGACGATCCTGACCATGCGCGCGCCCGGCATGACGATGTTCCGGATGCCGATCTTCACCTGGAACATGCTGGTCACCAGCCTTCTGGTGCTGATGGTCTTCCCGATCCTCGCCGCCGCGTTCCTCGCGTTACTCGCCGACCGCCACCTGGGCGGCCACGTCTACGACGCCGACACCGGCGGCCCGATCCTCTGGCAGCACCTGTTCTGGTTCTTCGGCCATCCAGAGGTCTACATCCTCGCGTTGCCGTTCTTCGGGATCATCACCGAGATCATCCCGGTGTTCAGCCGAAAACCCATCTTCGGCTACAAGGGACTAGTCGGCGCGACGATCGCGATCGCGGCACTGTCGATGACGGTCTGGGCCCACCACATGTTCGTCACCGGCGCGGTGCTGCTGCCGTTCTTCAGCTTCCTGTCGTACCTGATCGCGGTGCCGACCGGGATGAAGTTCTTCAACTGGATCGGCACGATGTGGAGGGGCCAAGTCACGCTCGAGACGCCGATGCTGTTCGCCATCGGCTTCCTCGTGACGTTCCTCTTCGGAGGCTTGACCGGCGTGCTGCTGGCCAGCCCACCGGTGGACTTCCACGTCTCGGACACGTACTTCGTCGTCGCGCACTTCCACTACGTACTGTTCGGGACGATCGTGTTCGCGGCCTTCGGCGGCATCTACTTCTGGTTCCCGAAGATGACCGGGCGGATGCTCGACGAGCGCCTCGGCAAGCTGCACTTCTGGCTGACGTTCATCGGCTTCCACACCACGTTCCTGGTGCAGCACTGGCTCGGTAACGAGGGCATGCCCCGCCGGTACGCCGACTACCTGCCGACCGACGGGTTCACGGTCCTCAACACGATCTCGACGATCGGCGCGTTCATCCTCGGCATCTCCGCACTGCCGATCATGTGGAACATCTGGAAGTCCTACAAGCTGGGCCGGGTCGTGAACGTCGACGACCCGTGGGGCTTCGGTGGTTCGCTGGAGTGGGCGACGTCCTGCCCGCCGCCGCGGCACAACTTCGTCAAGCTGCCCCGGATCCGCTCCGAGCGTCCGGCGTTCGACGCCGCGTACCCGCACCTCGCGCCGTGGTCACAGGAGGTGAAGAAGCCCCAACAGCCAACGATCAGCTCTTAGGCGTTGCGGGTGGCGGCCTCGGTCTCGAGGCCGAGTTCCTCGACGGCGGTCTCGCGCATCTCCACCTTGCGGATCTTGCCGGTGACCGTCATCGGGAAGCTGTCGACGAGCTTCACGTAGCGCGGGATCTTGAAGTGCGCGAGCTTCCCGGTGCAGAACGCCCGCAGCGACTCCGCGGTCAGCGGCTCGGCTCCTGGGCGCAGCCGGACCCACGCCATCAGCTCCTCGCCGTACCGGGCGTCCGGCACACCGATCACCTGCGCGTCGACGACGTCCGGGTGGGTGTAGAGGAACTCCTCCACCTCCCGCGGGTACACGTTCTCCCCACCCCGGATCACCATGTCCTTGATCCGCCCGACGATGTTGACGTAGCCGTCGGCGTCCATCGTCGCGAGGTCGCCGGTGTGCATCCAGCCGGCGGCGTCCAGCACCTCGGCGGTCTTCTCCGGCTCGTCCCAGTACCCGCGCATCACCGAGTACCCCCGGGTGCAGAACTCGCCGGTCTCCCCGCGCGGCACGACCCGGCCGGTCACCGGGTCGACGATCTTGATCTCCAGGTGCGGGTGGACCCGGCCGACGGTCGCGGTACGGCGGTCCAGGCTGTCGTCCGCGCCGGTCTGGGTGGAGACCGGCGACGTCTCGGTCATGCCGTAGCAGATCGTCACCTCGGTCATCCCCATCTCGGCGACCACCCGCTTCATCACCTCCACCGGGCACGGTGAGCCGGCCATGATGCCGGTGCGGAGGCTGGAGAGGTCGTAGTCGGCGAAGTCCGGCAGCCCCAGCTCGGCGATGAACATCGTCGGGACGCCGTAGAGCGAGGTGCAGCGCTCGTCCTGGACGGCCCGGAGCGTCGCCGCCGGGTCGAAGGCAGGCGCCGGGATCACCATCGTCGCGCCGTGTGACGTCGCGCCGAGGTTGCCCATGCCCATGCCGAAGCAGTGGTAGTACGGCACCGGGATGCAGACCCGGTCGGCCTCGGTGTAGCCGCAGCCCTCCCCCACGAAGAACCCGTTGTTCAGCAGGTTGTGGTGGGTGAGCGTCGCGCCCTTCGGGAAGCCGGTGGTGCCCGAGGTGTACTGGATGTTCACCGGGTCGTCGGCGTCCAGCTCGGTGGCGCGCTGCCGCAGCCGCGCCGGGTCGGCGGCGCG
The Cryptosporangium minutisporangium DNA segment above includes these coding regions:
- the ctaD gene encoding cytochrome c oxidase subunit I is translated as MTTEAERTREQQQPIPEPIVVRPWPVRTSFKGSALGRLIRTTDAKQIGILYLVTSFFYFAAAGIMALMMRAELARPGLQFLSPEQYNQLFTMHGSIMLLLFGTPLGFAFANFLVPLQIGAPDVSFPRLNAFAYWAFAFGGLLVLAGFLTPGGAADFGWFAYAPLNNEINSPGAGTDLWIVGFVISGLGTILGAVNIITTILTMRAPGMTMFRMPIFTWNMLVTSLLVLMVFPILAAAFLALLADRHLGGHVYDADTGGPILWQHLFWFFGHPEVYILALPFFGIITEIIPVFSRKPIFGYKGLVGATIAIAALSMTVWAHHMFVTGAVLLPFFSFLSYLIAVPTGMKFFNWIGTMWRGQVTLETPMLFAIGFLVTFLFGGLTGVLLASPPVDFHVSDTYFVVAHFHYVLFGTIVFAAFGGIYFWFPKMTGRMLDERLGKLHFWLTFIGFHTTFLVQHWLGNEGMPRRYADYLPTDGFTVLNTISTIGAFILGISALPIMWNIWKSYKLGRVVNVDDPWGFGGSLEWATSCPPPRHNFVKLPRIRSERPAFDAAYPHLAPWSQEVKKPQQPTISS
- a CDS encoding AMP-binding protein, translating into MPGLPSYSSGTSAVPLLGDTIGANLDRVAARVGAHEALVECATGRRFTYPELVAEVDACALGLDALGVANGDRVGIWAPNCAEWVFVQYGTAKLGAILVNINPAYRTHELAFVLKQAGISVLIAAPAFKTSDYRRMVDEVRDECPDLTTTLFLGDPEWDAMLAAGRAADPARLRQRATELDADDPVNIQYTSGTTGFPKGATLTHHNLLNNGFFVGEGCGYTEADRVCIPVPYYHCFGMGMGNLGATSHGATMVIPAPAFDPAATLRAVQDERCTSLYGVPTMFIAELGLPDFADYDLSSLRTGIMAGSPCPVEVMKRVVAEMGMTEVTICYGMTETSPVSTQTGADDSLDRRTATVGRVHPHLEIKIVDPVTGRVVPRGETGEFCTRGYSVMRGYWDEPEKTAEVLDAAGWMHTGDLATMDADGYVNIVGRIKDMVIRGGENVYPREVEEFLYTHPDVVDAQVIGVPDARYGEELMAWVRLRPGAEPLTAESLRAFCTGKLAHFKIPRYVKLVDSFPMTVTGKIRKVEMRETAVEELGLETEAATRNA
- a CDS encoding MarR family winged helix-turn-helix transcriptional regulator, with amino-acid sequence MPETPRADVDESLSEAFWAVARQLRHLTRESLEPWEITPGQSRALGVLMRHGAMRLSGLSEHLRIAPRSTTEVVDGLEQRGLVERQPDPSDRRATLVAVTDQGREVGRAIKHARRAESEKLFGALSADDRTELARILGLLRK